In Chiloscyllium punctatum isolate Juve2018m chromosome 18, sChiPun1.3, whole genome shotgun sequence, the sequence ctccagactgaactctaccatattatgatcgctgttcctaagtgttcccttactttgagatcttttataaagtctgattCATTACATAGCACAAGGTCTTGCTATAATTGCACaaggctctagtcagaccacagtAGCTAGAACAAGGAACATTCTTTTTGGAATTCCTGGATCAGAATTCCTCTTCCTAATATCTGTACTGGACAAGAACTGAAGGAAGTTATTGGATGATCACAGTTGCCCTATATTAATTGGCTCCCTCACAAAAGGAGACAGTAATTATAGTCAGGTTTGATTGAGTGGAGCATGTTTTGGTGCTTTGAATCCAGAGAACTTACACTGAGCTCTGAGTGACCAATGAGGTCACACAAGTTCTCAGGAAGTCTATTCCGGTCAAGTGAGTTCACACCCAGCCCAGTCTCAAACTGTTGTAAAGGGTCCCTTTCTGACAAGCCCCGACAAGTCAGCGATTATTACTAGTACAAAGCAGCATTGTCTGCTATGAAGACAGCCTCATACAGAAGTTGCAGATCAGTAACATTATGACTACGTTGATGCACCTCCAAAGATATAGCATCTTGTCTATGCCACCCAGTTCtcaattaatctactcccatttgggATATATGTCACCATACTTATCCTACCCATGTAGTTAATGGAGtgttcaaaatgtcagaaatattcCCCTCCACTACTATCTCTCAGCAGTCCATTCCAGAGACTGCACCCTCTGGCCTCTACATCTCTCCCTCTAACCTTATGCCCTGTTATTTTCACTTTCCCTAGGGGGGGGGAAAAGAAAGGGGGAAAAGAAAACTCCCTCCATTTCACTCCTACCGAACACTGGAGGGGTTGCTCGTGTTCTGCCAAATGAAGAAACTGCTCACAGGGTCAACACTAGAAAAAGCAATGAACACATTGGAGCATTGATGTGCCAAGTTCAAAAACACAGATTGGACATAAAGCAAGCAGTTCTATGGAGGGCATGCCCAGTGAAATGGGAACAGCATTGGGACTGGCCTAAGTGAGGACATGCCAGGAAGCCAGTGTTGTCAAGCTCCCTCAAAAAGCCCACATGGAATAAATCTGATCATTTGTGCCATGACTAAGTTTATGGTTAATCCTCCTGtttggagaggagaagatttaTAAACCCAGTGTCAGTGCTTCTCAACATGTCTCAGCCAATGGCTAATATTACACCCTCCCAAGAGAATTAACTCAAACTGGATTGAAGCCATCTGAATAACAAGCTCTCAGGATAAACTGATCCTATTTATTGTGGTAATGGGTTTTCCACAACAGGTTACATCTCATCATACCTCTTCACAACTGACAGACATTCATCCAAACAAGTCAACAAAAGAGTACAATATTGAGCAGTTTATTTACACTTGGCATATTTCACAATAGAGGGCAGGTCACTTCTTAAGACAAGTAACCTTACTCTGCACACATCTCCCATTAATACCAAAGGTTACACAGCTTGTTCCCTGCAGTCAGTTCAGTCACTCTCCCCCAGGGTgagcctgtcaaacaggtactctcccaggccattctcaggggctcccagtctcttcaggttggtgatgtgatCTCCCAGCTTCTTGATCATCTTCACTTGCTCATCCAAGTAGTGCCTCTCCAGGAAGTCACACAGCTGGAAGGGAAAGAGGAAATCTGATTATGTCAAGATCAACTTGACTTTTCTCCAAGAATGATATTCCCCTCAATATGGAGAGAGTGGACAGCTAAGTGATGTGACAGATTGTTGAAGAGCCTTGAGAAAGTGCGCAGATCTGGGCTACACCAGAAGCGTGGTCACTCCCGTACTGCACTCACCATTTACATAGAAATCAGAGGCAAAAGGACCAAAAATGTCTTTTCCAGTTAAGACAAGAGCCCTGACATAAATACATCAGAACTCacatgagggtcagtgtggccagAGGAGAGTTTGTGCAGATCCAGCAGACTCTGGTTCACATCCTTCTCCATCTGCAGAGCTCTCTGCATTGCCTCCAGACCATTGCCCCACTCATCCTGCTCTGGCTTCTGGAGGAAGCAAAAAACATGGTGGTCACTTTCTTACAAGTGGTGTCCAATCCAGTAAAAGGTGGTCACAAGAAAGTAGAGGTCTTAACAAGGCACAAGTATAAACCACTTGGGTTAAACCACTTCAAATCCATATTAAGTGAAGTTATTTCTAACCAAGTAGACTAGAAACTAAATTAATCCAACCttgacatcctgcaggaggactcGGCCTCCACGTTTATTCTGGAATTCCATCAGTTTCTCAGCGTGTTCCCGTTCCTCATGGGACTGCTCCTTGAAGAACTCAGCAAAGTGACGCAGGGCAACATCATCCCGGTCAAAGTAAGAGGActggagggaaaaaaaaaaagTGTAAAACAAGCCATAAATCATATTTAAAAATCATAatatgcaattctgtttcagAAGTTAAAGCCAAATCTTTAAGATTGTTGTGATTTAAAGATTGATGGGCAGGTACCTCTTAGACAAGCAAAATGTTGAAAGATTAAATTTCAGTTTTAAAATTGTTAGAATATACCACTCCTCGCCCTCAGGAGGGATTTCTTGCCACTCCATTTCTGTGGAGTGTGGAACTGACTCCAAGAGAACAGGCATCAAGGAGACAGTTTACTGTCAGAAACTGACCAATGTTTCTTTCTCTAGTGGAAATTATTCCTGACTACACATTCTAGTATCCCAGAAAAAGAAAAGTTACATTAGACCCACATTGCTATCTTCAGCTCAAGACAATAACCATTAGTGAGGACACATACAACATTGCACCAGCTATGGTCACCTAATAATATTTATTATTATTGTATTTATCCTCCGGGGACACCCTGCACTCAATCAGGGCGTGGCAGCTCCAATGAAGATTGACAATCCCTGACAGCCGCTCAGGAATTTCCAATCAATCCAGGCACCAATGAACACAACAGGGAGGACTGTGAGGGAGGAGCAGAGACCCAGAACCAATCAGAGATCTGGAAGATAGACAAGTTTTATAGATGAAACTTAATGATATCATTGCTCTTGGAGTCATAGATTCTGTGCAAACTCCAAATGAGCTGGATGTAATTGAATGACAAATGAAGTCTCTAGGCGTTGGAAACACGATATTAACCTTCTCTCCACCTTTACTAAACATTTGAATGTGTCCCAGAATTTTACCTGACAAATTAAATGCTACGGTTTCATTTTTGCTGGCTTCAAAATGGACCAGATTTCAAATGTTCATTCATTAAAGTGACATGGGCATTGCGAGCTTGTccaacatttattacctgtccctggttgcccttctgaaggtgatggtgaactgccttcttgaacggaAGCAGTCAATTGACTTAGCTACACCCACAGgactgtgagggagggggatccaggattttgacccagtgacactgaagaaacgccaatgtatttccaagtcaggatggtgagtgacttggagggaacttCCTTGTCCTTATATATGGTATCGgtcgtgtgtttggaaggtgcagaCTCAGGTCCGGGAGAGAATTACTCTCGTACATCTCGTGGATAGTACACACAGCTgccactgagtgtcagtggaagggggagtgaatatttgtggatgtggtgccaatcaagtgggctgctttgtcctggatggtgttgagcttcttgtatGTTGCTGGAGGTGTACTCATTCAAGTAAGTAGGGAGTATACCATCTCACTCCTGAGTTGTGTTTTGAAGGTGGGAGACAGTCTATTGGAATCACGAgattagttacttgctgcaggatccCTAGCCTCACTGAATTTATCTGAACAGTCCCGTTCatattctggtcaatggtaatcccacgATATTGAAAGTGGGAGATTGAGTCACAGTAATGttattgaatgtcatggggtaatggttagattctcctTCGATGGAGGTGACCGTTGCCTGGTACTTGTGTGGCTCAAATATAAATTGTCAATTGTCAGCctgaacctggatattgtccaagccTTGCTGTATATGGACATGGACCACTTCACTTTATGAGAAATTATAAGCTACTATGTAAAAGCAGTTGAGAAATAAAACCAGAACATGCTGGAGAGTCTACATggggtctggcagaatctgtgggagGAAGGATAGAGTTAATGTTGAGTCCAATGACTGAGTCAAAATGTGGTTCAAattattaattctgtttctctctccaaagaggCTGGCAGCTCTGCTGAgattcttcagcattttctgctgTGATTCCAGATTTCCATTTTCTGCAGGATTTTGCTTTTTGTTTCATCGAAGTGGTTGAAGTCCAAGGTGAGGTGGAGATATGTTCCCTTTGATTAACCTCAGTGTTAGATAGGCCTGACAGAGTGGCTTTGATTCACATCTGGAGCCACCAATAACATCTCACTGAGAAGCCTCTTGTGAAAGATGCCTGTGGGGACAGTTGATGAGTCTGACCAGAAACTGTATTCATGTTTTTACGCTCGTTCTGGTCAAAAACGATCCAAAACATATTGATATCCAGCGGTCACAAAGACCTTATCCAAATGGATGGACATCACATGGTCACTCAATGATCACCAGAGACTTTGAAAAATGCCTTTGGGTACTGGCTCTGGGGGTAACTATTGACTGATCCTTTATCTAAGATTACATTGAATTTAGTATCCCTAATTTATTCGGGAGCAGGGTTGGGGATAGattcaaaacaaaatcaaggTGGTGAAAAACAAACTCCTACAGATGATTTTCTTCACAATGACAGAGATGAAATAGGACTGTAAATATCTTTGTGAGTTGCAAGGACATTAATATCGCATTTCATTGCTGTTCCCATCAAATTCCTAACATACCGTTCTATGGGATGTGGATAatgaccaggccagcatttaccCCATCCCTAGAGCCAATCATATTGCTGTAGGTGAGTCTGGAGTCCCGTGTAGGCCAGCTCAGGTAAGGACagtagatttctttccctgaagagcATTTGTGTACCAGGTTGGGCTTCTCTCTGACAATGGACAACAGCTTCATGGTCACagaaggtggtgctggaaaagcacagcaggtcaggcagcatccgaggagcaggggaattgatgttTGGGGTATGAGCCCTCCATCAGGATGAAAGGCTGATACCCGAAATGTCGAATCCAGGGCTGATGGGCcgatactgcactgtaatgttctcctgctcctcagatgctgcctgacctgctgtgcttttccagcaccacacattttgactctgatccccagcatctgcattcctcacttcctcctaacAGCTTCATGGTCTTCTTCAGTCGGGATTCTGGATTTTTACTGAATACAAATTGCACCAGCTGCAATGGCTGGAAATGAACACAGCCCCCGCCCGGGTCTCATGCTGATGTCACTAGGTCATCACCTTCACTGCCTTAGACAGTGGCTAACTGCCATCAGCATCTCCATCCACGTATACAGGATGGTGAAAGAAATGGGGATAAGTGTAAGGTGGAAGGTACATCTGGTGATGAAGTACTGCAAAGCACCTCAATACAAAGGTAACATCATGGGAAACACCTACTATTGGTTTGCCAAACTGACTGAAGAGAAATATATTTGGATATGGAGGAGGGTGAAggtgaagcatttacttcagtcCACGTTGAATTCACAATGCCCCGTATAAACTGATTAATGGAGCACAGTTCCACAGACTCCACTCCTACCAATATCTTAACctggctgctgttggggagtACCTGTCTAGGTTATAGAGAGGCTTAGAAAGAGCAGGAGTTTATTTCAAATAGTGAACATTCTGGCTGTGTTCAGCATTGTCCAAGCAGCCCCTCTTGCAGGTCCTCACTGTGTAGGGTTAATCTTCCCCAGTGAGTCTAATGCAGTAATTGTGGATTGGAGAGAGGGCTGAGGTCTATCACACGTTAAGACTACTGTgacattccacagattcaccaagtTTTCAGATTACCTAAAGCGGGAAAGCTCACAAGGAGACAAAAACTTCCAGCATTGCAGCTTAGATCATAATATTAACAGGCCAATATCCTCAACACTTCAAGCACAGCTTCATGAGCGACAGAGATAAGCCTCAAGGCTTTGCTTCCAAGAAACCAGCAAGTTTAAGACAGTTGTGATTTTAGAGAGAACTTACTGTGAAACTTGCTCTAATTGAGGATAATTGAAATGGCGGTAGGTGGTTGTGGATTTGAAGAACCGAAACAGCTGAGGCTTTAATCTAACAATTTTGGTTGGATAGTGTTAGCAAATATATTACTGGTGGCACTGGTCCTTGTACTTGTCTACTCAGGAAGAAGTTTGTAAAACATCTCTTGATGATCAGAATCTGGTAGTATGAGTCTCCTACTGTCCTTGAGAAAACATGTACTCCATAAACTCAGCTCTGTACTTGGCCTTATACCCACACCACATATTTGGTGTCAGATGAAGTAATTTGGACTGGATTTAATTACTGATCTGGATCAAGAGATCCTCTGATCGCAAGTCACAGCTTAGACCTGTATACACAGTTTGACCGACTAGTCAGCAAAAACCAATCCAACAATGAGCAGTTTATTTACAGTTCGTACATTCCATAATCAAGCCCAGGACAGTGAACTACTTCTACAGCTTCAGATTCTATAGATGTCGTTCATAGGACAAAAAATGAAGACTTGCTCCCTGCAGTCAGTTCAGTCACTCTTGTCCAGGCAacagaggttaggctaattggcctataattttccatcttttgtcttgatcctttcttgaacaagggggttccaacagcgatcttccaatcatccgggactctccctgactccagtgacttttgaaagatctcaaccaacgcctccgctatttcctcagccacctccctcagaactctgggATGCATCCCATCGGGgacaggagatttgtcaattttaagaccttttagcttttctagtacTTTTgtgatggcaaccatactcaactcagccccctgagtccctttaattgttgggatattactcatgtcttccactgtgaagactgtcgcaaagtacttgttaagttctcctgctatttccttatcactaggcttccagcatcagtttgaagtggcccaatgtctacttttgcctgtcgtttgtttcttatgtattgaaagaaacttttactatcatttctaatattactggctagcctaccttcatatttgatcctctccttccttatttctctctttattatcctctgtttgtttttgtagccttcccaatcttctgttttcccagtgctcttggccactttataggatctctcttttactttaatacatttcctgacttccttggtcagccatggctgtccaatccctccccggatagtctttcttttcttggggatgaacctctgtacagtgacctcaattatacccacaaacccctgccatttttgctctactgtcttccccgctaggctctgcttccagtctattttcgtcagctcctctctcatgccctcatttatttaactgtaacactattgcatccgattttgccttctctctttcaaactgcagactgaactctaccatattatgatcgctgcttcctaagtgttcccttactttaagatcttttataaagtctggttcattacatagcactagctCTTGCTTAAATTGCACAAGGCTTTCGTCAGACGACAGTAGCTGGAACAAGGAACATTCTTTTTGGAATTCCTGGAGCAGAATTCCTCTTCCTAATATCTGTACTGGACAAGAACTGAAGGAAGTTATTGGATGAGCACAGTTGCTCTATATTAATTGGCTCCCTCACAAAAGGAAACAGTCATTCTAGTCCGATTTGATTGAGTGGAGCATGTTTTGGTGCTTTGAATCCAGAAACGTAACACTGAGCTCTGAGCGACCAACAAGGTCACACAAGTTCTCAGGAAGTCTATTCCAGTCAAGTGAGTTCACACCCAGCCCAGTCTGGAACTGTAGTAGAGTGGAGGGTCCCTTTCCTGCAAGCCCTGACGAGTCAGCGATTGTTACTAGTACAAAAACAGCATTGTCTGCTATGAAGACAGCCTCATACAGAAGTTGCAGATCAGTAACATTATGACTATGTTGATGTACCT encodes:
- the LOC140489103 gene encoding ferritin heavy chain B-like, encoding MKLLSIVREKPNLVHKCSSGKEIYCPYLSWPTRDSRLTYSNMIGSRDGSSYFDRDDVALRHFAEFFKEQSHEEREHAEKLMEFQNKRGGRVLLQDVKKPEQDEWGNGLEAMQRALQMEKDVNQSLLDLHKLSSGHTDPHLCDFLERHYLDEQVKMIKKLGDHITNLKRLGAPENGLGEYLFDRLTLGESD